The Roseomonas gilardii nucleotide sequence CGCGCAACCTGCTCATCACCATGCCCGGGCGCTACCTGACCGCGAGCGACCTGTTCCGTGGGCCGGGGCTCGGCGCGACGGTGCGGGGGCAGAGCGGCCTCGCGCTGCGCGACACGCGATCCGCCGCCGAGCAGGCACGGTTCGTGCCCTTCGAGGCCGAGGTCATCGGCAACCAGGTCGGCGCGCGCCACATCGCCGGCGTGGTGCGTATCAGCCAGGGGGCGCTGCATGCTGGCGCCGGCTACATCCAGTCCATCGACCCGCAGACCGGGGAGATGCGCGTCGGCATCCATGGCGGCACCGGCGGTGTGCGGGTGCGGCTGAACGATCCGACCGGGATCTTCGGGCCACCCAGCACGGGACTCGATGCGCGCTTCGCGGTGGATGACGGGAACGCCCCGGTCCACGCCCGAACCGGCTTTCCCGTCTGCCTGAGGGCCGGGCAAAACGCGCAGCGCTGCCAGGTGGTGAACCGTCCGGCTGGAAACCCACACCGCTTTACCTGTGGCACGATCCCCGCCGTGGCCGATGCGCTGGCAGTGGCCTGCGATCCCCGCCTGCCCGTGGCGCTGCAACCCGGCGACCATGTCACCTATGTCGGCATGATTGTCGCCGATTTGCAGAACCCGGACCCGGCGAAGCGTGGCTATGTCATCGCGGCGCACGGGCTCGATGCGGAACTGGGCATCTACACCTCGCCCGGTGTCGATCCCGCCTACTTGTTCGTTGAGGAGGCGATCCAGGGCACCAAGGGCGAGCCCTTCCCGGACATCGCGCAGGAGGAGACGACGCGCTTCCGCATCGTCGGCTTCACCACCGATCCGTCCCGCAATGTCGAGGTCTGGCTGGTGGACAGCGACCGCGCGCGGCCGGCATCGCCTCCGCTGCCTTCGGGAGCAGTGCCACCGCCGCCGGTGATGGGAGCGTCGATGACCGGCCCGGTCGGGCTCACGCCGTCCAACGGGCCGCAGCTCGGGCGGTTTCGCAACACCTGGCCGGCCAAGGACAATGCGCGGGCGGTGCGGCGCGACGTGCTCGTGCGCATCGTAGGCGGGCAGAACAACACCGGCTGGGGCAGCAACGGCCTGGGACTGGCCTTTGGCACCTATACTGCGCCGATCGGCGAGTACATCTATCCCGAGGCGACGCTGTTCGGCGTCGGCCGGTTGCCGCCGCTGGCTCCGCCGGTGCCCTTCGAGAACTTCTGCTTCCTCACCCTCGGCGGCGGGCGTTACCAACCACCGGGGGGCGGCTCGAGTATCCCCCTTGGGCCGCTTGCACCTTTCCCAAGTTCCGGGCGCGGTACGCAGTCGCAGCTGATTGGCAACGGTCTACAGCGTGCCTGCGATGGACAGTGAGGTCTGACGCGGAAGGGCAGAATGCACCGGTCAGTGCATCCATGCTCAGCACCACGACGGCGGCCGACAGGGTGACCAGCTGCCCGGCCAGATGCGCCCTATGCGGGGGGGCCGAGCCGGCAGGACACGTGCCGGCCTCTCCGCGACGCTTCTGCTGGCAACGGGGATCCTCGGCTTCCACGCAGTCCGCCAGCATCCGGCCGATGAGAGGACGCATCGCGAACAGGCCGGCATGGTCGCATAGGGCATCAGCGCCGCTGCCAAGCGTGTGGTCCTGGCGCCCGGACGCGAGTGGGGGTCCTTTCGACCCTAGACAGCCCGCATCGGAGCGACGTCAGGATCAGGGCATCGTAGATCGTGTAGCCCGGCCTTTTCGCCAGCACGACGGCCACACCGCAGCTTCCGACGCATAGCCATCTGTTCCTGTCCTGGCGAACGTGCAGCATGACGATAGGCCCGTCCGACCGGGTGATGCCCCTTGGCTCTCAGGCAGCCTGGTCCGGTGGAGACGTGGAGACGGAGGTAGCTGTCCCATCGCCTTGCATCGATGCCAGCCCCAGTGCCTGCAGCTGGACCTTCTCCAACAGCTTCGCCTTGGAGGCGCGTCCGGCATCCAGGTGACGCACCAGCAGTTCGGCCGCCTTCTCCCGGTCCCTCGCTTCGATGTGCTCCAGAATCGCGAGATGCTCAGCCGACTGGGTGGCGAGCCGTCCTCGATCCAGCGCGATGACATAACCAACGACCCGGCGTAGTCGCGTCACCCGCAATCCGGCATCGGCGAAGAAGCGGTTGTTCGAAGCTTGCGTCAACGCGAGGTGGAAGCCCGAGTTCAGTTCGAACGCTTCGCGCGGCGTGGCGGAGTTGGGGTCCTTCAGCAGGCCTTGCTGCTCCCGCCGCAGCCGCGCCAGTATCAGGGGGGGCATCGAGAAGGCCGGGTCCAGCAGCGCGGCGGGCTCGATGGCCCGGCGAAAGCGATAGGATTCGTCGTAGCTTTCCGGTCCGTCGATCAGCGCCAGGAAACGCCAGTTTCCTGCCGGGGCGCGCTCGATCCAGCCCTCGCCCATGATCTGCAACAGCACGCGATGCACGATGCCGCGCGGCGCGCCATAGCGCCGCATCAGCTCGGCCTCTCCCAACACATCCGGAAGGGCGCCGCCAATGCGGTCCCGGGCAACCCGCCAGTAGAGCTCCTCCGCATCGCCAGCCTCGCCATCGGCGGCACCGATCTCCTCGCCGGCGCCTGGCAGCCGCTGGAGGCGCAACCGGCCATTGGGACACCGCTCCAGCACCTCAAGCTCCAACAGGATCGGCAATGCGCCCCGCAAAGGCGTGCGGGAGGTGCCGACCGCCTTCGCTAGGATAGTCTCGCTCAGCGGGATCCCAGGTTCCGCACCCGAAGCGCGCAGGTAATCGACGATGGCGCGCGCGAGGTCGCGATGCAGGTCGGCGGCGGGGGGACGGGGCATGGCAGGAGAATAGCATGATATCGGCCAAACCCCAGGACCGTGATTGGTTTTATATAGTCATATTATGCAAATCATCCTTGCGGTTCGATATTTCGATATGATACATGACTGCCGCCCGCCAAAAGGTCAGGGGATGTTTCCGATGCCGACTGCCGTTCGCCCTTCCTGGATCACGCTCCGAGGCAGCTTCGGCCAACGCCGAGCCATCGATCTGCCGGCTGCTGCAGGTGGGCAGGACGTCCTCATGCGTCTTCCCTGGTGCCATCGCATCCTGCTGGAGAACGTGCTGCGTCAGCCCGAACCGGAGATCCGGGAGGCAGGCCAAAAGGCTCTGCTGGGCTGGCTCGACACCGGACGTTCCGAGGCCGAGATCCCCTTCGCGCCGCTTCGCATCCTGATGCACGACACGACCTGCGGCCCGGCCCTGGTCGATATCGCCGCGATGCGTGACGCGCTGGCGGAGGCAGGTGGCGATCCGGCGCTGCTGAATCCCGCCGTGCCGGTCGCGACCTCGACAGACCATTCATTGCCGGTGGACGTTTCCGCGCGGCCGGATGCGCTTGGTGCGAACATGGCCAACGAGATGGCCCGCAACGCCGAACGCTACCGTTTCATGAAGTGGGCAGCCGGCAGCGTCAGCGGCTTCCGCGTCTTTCCACCGGGCACCGGCATCATGCACACGATCAATCTGGAGCGCCTGGCCACGGTGGTGGCCACCGAGCAGCGCGACGGCACTCTCTGGGCCGTGCCGGATACGCTGGTGGGTACGGACAGCCATACGCCGATGATCAACGGCATCGGCGTACTGGGCTGGGGCGTCGGTGGCATCGAGGCCGAGGGGGTGATGTTCGGCGTGCCGGTCTCGCTGCGAGTGCCCGAGGTGTACGGTGTGCGCCTGACCGGGGCCCTGCCGGAAGGCAGCTTCGCCACCGATCTGGCCCTGGCCGTGACGCAGCTTCTCCGCGAGGCAGGCGTCGCCGGCGAGTTCGTGGAGTTCTTCGGTGCGGGCGTCGGCACCCTCACCGCCAGTCAGCGCGCCGTGGTGTCGAACATGGCGCCTGAATACGGCGCCACGACGGGCATGTTCCCGATCGACGGGCACACGCTCGACTATCTGCGCTCAACGGGTCGCGGCGCAGCCCAGATCGAACTGGTGGAGGCCTACGCCCGCGCACAGGGGCTCTGGTACGATCCGGCGAACGAGCCCCGCTATACCAAGGTGCTGGATCTCGACCTGTCGGCGCTGTGCCCCTCGGTCGCCGGGCCGCGCCGGCCGCAGGATCGGCTGGACCTGTCGCAGGTGGCGGAAGCGCTGGCCGAGGCCGGTACGTCCCCTGACGGCAACCCCGTGGCGGGCATGCCGGCCGATGCGGTCGCAATCGCCGCCATCACCTCCTGCACCAACACCTCCGATTTCGGCCTGCTTGTCGCGGCCGGGCTGGTTGCGCGCCGGGCGCGGGCGTTGGGCCTGCGTGTGCCCGGCTGGGTCAAGACCTCGCTCACCCCCGGCTCGCCGGCCGCCGAGCGGCGGCTGCGCCGGGCCGGACTGCTGGACGACCTGGAAGCGCTGGGCTTCGGCATCGCCGGCTATGGCTGCGCCACCTGCATCGGCAATTCCGGACCGTTGCTGCCGGCGGTGGCGGAGGCCGTCGAGACACGGGGGCTGAAGCCGGTCGCTGTCCTGTCGGGCAACCGTAATTTTCCAGGGCGCGTGCATCCGCAGATCGAATCCGCTCTTCTCGCCTCGCCGCCTCTGGTGGTGGCCTATGCCATCGCAGGCCGGGCCGGGTTCGACATCACCCGTGAACCGCTCGGCACCGATGCCGGGGGACGCCCGGTGCATCTGAGCGATCTCTGGCCACGCCCGGCCGAGATCGAGACAGCGGTGGCCGCCGGGACTGACCCAGCCGACATCGCTCTCGCCGGACAGGAGGCCGACCGCTCCCCCGCCTGGGCGGCACTGCAGGCGCCGACGACGCCGCGCTTTCCCTGGTATCCCGCCTCCACCTATCTCCGCCCACCGCCTTTCGTGGATTTCGGCCCGGAGGCGCAGGAGCCGGGCACGCTGCGGGCGCACCCCCTGCTGGTGCTGGGGGACGACATCACCACCGACCACATCTCGCCGGCCGGTGCCATCCCTGCGCGTAGCGACGCCGCAGCGTGGCTGGTCGAGCGTGGCGAGAACCCGGGCGACCTCAACGTCTATGCCTCACGCCGGGGCAACTGGGAGGTCATGTTGCGCGGCCTCTTCACCAACAGGACAGTGACGAACTTCCTCGGGACCGGCCACAAGGCGGGACTCACGGTCTTCGCGCCCACGGGCGAGGTCCTGCCTGTCTGGCAGGCCGCCGCGCGATATGCCGAAGCCGGGTTGCCGGTGGTGATCCTGGCGGGCGAGCGCTACGGCACCGGCTCCTCCCGTGACTGGGCGGCCAAGGGTGCACAACTGCTGGGCGCGCGTGCCGTGCTGGCCAACAGCTTCGAGCGCATCCACCGTGCCAACCTCGTCGGCATGGGCGTGCTGCCGCTGAAGCTACCGGCGGGCTGGAGGCCTGAGGCACTGGCCCTGCAATCGGGCGACACCATCGAGATCGACTGGAACCCCGAGACCCTCGCCCCTCGTGCGCCGGTCCGGCTCCTGCTCCGACGCGTGGGGGGCGAAACGATACCGGCGGAGGCCACGGCACTGCTGGAAACGGCGCGCGAAGTCCGGTTGATGCAGGCGGGTGGCATGATCCCGCTGATCCTGCGTCAGGCGCTGGCCCGCAGTCGAAAGATGTACCCCGCCATCGCCTAGCGGGTTTCGCCGGCCACGACCGGCAGGGGACGGAAAAGGACAGGAACGATGCTCTCACGATGCCACAGGGTGGCAGCGGCCGGTCGCGCATGCTTCCGGCTAGGCCCGAAGAGGCCATGCGTATCGGAACCAGGAGGCGCGAAGCCCTTCGTGCCTTCGCGGAAGCCGGGACCATGACATTCGTCAGGATCGCCGGGAACGGTGACAACACCGCGGAATGACATCACGCCCACTCGGAAGCATCACCATGCAGAACCCCTCGCAGCCTGACATCGAGACCCGTACCACGCGCAAGGTCTTCTGGCGCATCGTTCCCTTCTGTTTCGTGCTCTACATCATCTCCTATCTCGACCGGGCCAATATCGGCTACGCGGCGCTGGAGATGAACCGTGAGCTGGCGTTGACCAGCGAGGCCTTCGGTTTCGCCTCGGGCATCTTCTTCATCGGCTACTTCCTGTTCGAGGTGCCGAGCAACGCCATGCTGACGCGCTTCGGCGCCAGGATCTGGATCGCGCGCATCCTGGTCACCTGGGGCATCATCGCCTGCCTGACTGCGTTCGTGCAGACCGCCACGCAGCTCTACATCCTGCGCTTCCTGCTAGGGGTCGCCGAGGCCGGCTTCTTTCCTGGCATCATCGTCTACCTGACCTACTGGTTCCGGGCGAAGGAACGCGCGACCACCGTCGCCTGGTTCACCTCCGCCATTCCCGTCTCCTACCTGATCGGCGCGCCCCTCAGCACTTGGATCATGGACAATGTCCATGGCCTGGGACTGTCCGGCTGGCGCTGGATGATCCTGCTGGAGGGCGGGCCCGCCATCCTCGGCGGCATCGCGGTCTTCCTGTTCCTCACCGACCGTCCGGAGCAGGCGCGCTGGCTGGACGAGCGCGAGAAGGCTTGGCTAACCACCGAACTGGCGCGGGACAATGCCCGGCGCGAAGGCGTGCAGCATCTCGGGGTCTGGGACGCCATGCGGAACCCGAAGGTCCTGCTGCTGGCCGCCATCTACTTCGTGTACCAGTGCGGTAGCCTGGGTGTCGGCTACTGGATGCCGCAGATCATCAGGGGCTTCTCGGGCACGCTGACCAACACGCAAGTCGGGCTGGTGGCCATGCTGCCCTATGCGGTCGCCACCGTGGGCATGGTCCTGTGGTCGCGTTCCTCCGACCGCAGGGCCGAACGCAAGCTGCACTCCGCCCTGCCGCTGCTGCTGGCCGGGGTCTGCCTGCTGGCTGCGGCGGTGTTCCAGCAGGCTGTGCTGGCCATGGCGATGATTACCCTGGCCATGACAGGGCTTTATGCCTTCAAGTCGCCTTTTTGGGCCGTGCCGAACCTCTTCCTAACGCGCTCCACGGCAGCGATCTCCATCGCCGTGATCAACAGCATCGGCAACCTGGGCGGCTTCGTCGGCCCCTATGCCATCGGGCTGGTGAAGGACAGCACTGGATCGGCGCTGGCCGGACTCTACTTCTTGGCGGCGCTGCTCTTCATCTCCTTCGTCATGATGATGGCGATGCGCCTGCGGTCGGAGCAAGGCGAAGAGGTGCCTTCCGCCCTGCACACCGTCGGCCAGAGCCGTTGAGGTGCACGGGATGATCCCGCACCATCGGCGTGCCATCCTTGCGGCGCTCGCCGCTTCTGCCGTGGCAAGAGGCCCCGCCCACGCAGTACCGTCCGTGTCCAGCAAAGGTTTTTCCGCGATGCCGAATACCCCCAAGATTTTCCACGCCTATGTCGGCTGCCGCACGACGCGGGCGCGGAATGCGCGTGGCGATGGCATCGGCTTCTACCGTGTGGACGCGGAGACCGGTGCCTGGACTCAGGAGCAACTGGTGAGAGATCTGTTCAACCCGTCCTTCCTCTGCTTCGACCGGCAGCAGCGCTTTCTCTACACGGTACATGGCGACGGCACGGAGGTCAGTGCCTTCCGGATTGACCCGCGAAGTGGCCAGTTGACCTTCATCAACCGCCAGTCCACGGAGGGGAAGAACCCCGTCCATCTCGCGATCGATCCCACCAATCGATTCATGGTGATCGCTAACCACATCACTTCCACCCTGGCCGTTCTGCCGATCGACCCGGAGGAAGGCACGATCGGCCCGGTGCGCGACCTTGTCACACTCACCGGCAAGATCGGGCCGCACCGGGTGGAGCAGCCCTTCGCCAAGCCGCACCAGGTGGAGTTCGATTGCCAGGGCCGTTTCATCATCGTGCCGGACAAGGGGCTGGACCGCGTCTTCACCTGCCGGCTGGACGCGGACGCCGGGAAGTTGGTGGCCAGTGAACAGGGTTCGGTGCCAGCGCGCGAAACCTCCGGGCCGCGCCATGTGGTGCTACACCCTCGCGCGGGATTCGCCTATGTGGTGAACGAGTTGGATTCCACTGTCACGGCTTACCATTACGACAGCGAGAGCGGAGCACTCGATCCGGTGCAGGTCGTTTCCTCGCTCCCTGATACCTTCACCGGCAACAGCCGTGCGGCCGAGATTGCCATCTCTGCCAATGGGCACTTCGTCTATGCATCCAACCGAGGGTCCGAAACCATTGCCGCCTTCGCGGTGGACGAAGGCACCGGACGGCTCACGCCAGTCCAGTGGGCACCATCGGGCGGACGCACGCCGCGCTTCTTCGCTCTTTCTCCCGACGATCGCTTCCTTTTCGTCGCGAACGAGGATGACGACACCATCCAGCGATTCCGTGTTGACGCTATCACCGGCCAGTTGACCGCTGACGGGCTGGCTGCGCGCACCGGCAGCCCGGTCTGCATCGTCTTCCGCGCAGCTGCATGATGTTCGGCACAGAGTAGCGCAAAGCATGGCTCAGCCCGGCCACGTCATGGCCGGGCCATGTGCTGGAAATGGATGTCCGGCGAAGCACCCATATCCCGCAGTATGTCCAGCAAGTGCTCATGGTGGGTGAGCAGAATGACCTGGGTCGTCTCGCTCAGGCGGAGCAGGGCGCGAAAGGCTGCTGCCGCACGTCGGCCATCGAAGCTCTGCAGGATATCGTCGCCGACGAAGGGCAACACGGTGCCGCTGGCCGCCTGGTCGGCGATGGCGACCAGGCGGAGGGCGAGAAACAGCTGGTCCCTGGTGCCTTCGGAAAGCTGATCGACATCCACTTCATCCTCGGGGAAGTCACGCATGCGCAGCACAAGCCGCGCCATCCCACGATCGTCCTCGCGGGACGCGACGCCGGCATAGGTGCCGTCGGTCAACTCCGAGAAAGCCTCACCGATGCGGCGGAGCAAGGCGTCGTCACCGCCCTCCTGCACAGCCCCGAGTGCGGCCTCCAGCAGCCCGGCCGCGACTTGCATGGCGAGTGCGTCCTCCAGCGTCTGGCCGATCTGGCCCGCGGCCGAGGCTTCGTCTGCGGCTGCCCGGACGGCGGCATCGTCCCCTGCGAGCTGTCGTAGTTCCAGCTCGAGCGCCGTCACGATGGCCACCTGCTCCTGTGCTGCGACAGCATGGTCACGCTGCGCCTCCTCGACCTCCCGTAGCGCCAACTCCAGGTCGTCCGCAGAATATGCCGCCGCCTCGGTCCTCAGCGTGTCCAAGTCCAGTCCGTCACCTCCGGCCAGGAGATCGGCTTCAGCGGCGCTGCGCAACCCCTCCTGCCGGGCCCGCTCGGCACCGAGCAGGATACGATCCTCTGCCGCCTCTGCCGTTGTGGCGCCGGCCTCGGCCATCACCGCCTGGAGTGCGGCCGTGGCATCAGCAAGGGCTGCCTCGTGCTGGCGTAGCGCGATCAGTTCCCTCTCGCGCTGGTCGCGCAACGCGGCGCGGCGCTCTGCCACGGCCGCTTCGTCCCGCTGACGGCGATCCATCTCGCGCAGCCCGCCGAGGGCATCCGCCCCGGGCGAGACACCGAGGCGCTCGCAGAGTGCTGCGTAGCCGGCCTGGAACCGCTTCAATGTCGCCCGCCATGCAGAAGCCTGAACCTCCAGGTCAGCAACGCTCCGCAAGCTCTGCGCGAGCACGTCGCTAGCGTCCAGTACCTTATCCAAGGTTTGCGGCGGCAGGTCCGGTGCCTGCCCCAGGCGCTTCAGCGCGGCACCCCACTCGGCCTGCCAACGCACCTGACGCTCGGACGCCACCTCGTGTTCCTGCCTGATGTCCCGAAGCGCATCACGCGCGGCCAGTGCAACCGCTTCGTGTTCCCGCCTCTGGTCCTGTGCTGCGCGTCGTCGCCGGACTGCGGTATCGGCCCGGTCAAGGAGCAGGGACAGCTCCCCTGGACCGGATTCGCCGAGTATCTGGAGCAACCGGTTCGCAGCAGCGTCCTGCAGCACCAGCACTTCGGTCAGGCTGGCGGTGGTGACGGCAAGGGCTTGGCGCGCGGCCAGTCCAGCTTCTCGGGCGGCGAGCAGACGCTGGACCTCGGCCAGCCCTGCCGCGCCATCCATCCCGAGTGGGTGAACGGCCATGGCCCAATCTACCTGGGCTGCCTCCAAGGCTTCCCGAGCTTGGCGCGCCCCATCCCATGCAGCCGAGAGCGCAGCCTCGCGGTCAGCCACCACGCGCACCAGCCGCTCGGCGCTCGTTGCCCGCTCCGCATCGGACCAACGTGCATCCGCGATCCGGTCCGCGGCGTTGACGGCGTCGACATAGGCCAGCGGCAAGGAACGACCACCTCCGTAGACCCGCTCCTCTTCCCGAGCGGGGCTTTCGCCGGAGAGGCGGCGGAACACGAGGTCCCACCCCGTCTCCCGATGTTTCCGAGCCTGAAGAAGTTCGGTCTCTGTCGGCGGCACGCCGCCCGCCTCAAGTGCTGCCTGCTCGGTCCTCGCCGCGGCCAGGGCTTCCCCGGCCTGGCGAACGGCTTCATCCCGGCGCTCCAGAAGACGTCGTGCGGCATCCCGTGCGGCCGCGAGCCGTTCCAGCTCCGCCGCTGCTGGCGGATCCAGTGTGGCCAGCACTTCCGGGTCGCGTAGCGGAGCGGGAAGACGGGCCAATACGCTCGCGAGTTGCGCCTCTGCTTCCTCCACCGCACGCCGGGCCGCCCCCAGGTTACGCGACGGGTCACCCTCGCGTCGGATCTCTCCGAGAATCTCCTCCAACTGGCGCACGTCCTCCGGCGGTGGCAGCACGGCGATGACCCGCTCTGCCTCGGCGCGGCGCGCTTCCTGCTCCGCGGCGCGCCGAGGAAGGCTCGCGAGTGCTGTCTCCTGGGCCGCCCGTTCCGCCGTCAGGCGACGAAGCTGCGCCACCAGGGCCGGCGGCGGGACGAGCGAGGCGGGATCGGCAATATCGGCCTGGCCCAGGATCCTGGCCTGAGCCGCCACCCGGTCCCGAGCATTCCTGAGCGCTGCCTCCGCTCCCGGCAGCCCGGCCATGGCCTCCTCGACAAGGCCTACCATCCTGGCCAGGGTCTGGATCTGCCCGGTCATGGCCAGCAGGGCGTCGTCGGCCACGATCCCGGCGATGTCATCATCCAGCCGCGCGAGGTAGGCGTGGGCCGTCTCCAGAATATGGCCTGCTTTGGCCACGGTGCCGCGCGCGGCCGGCAGTCGCTCGGCAAGCTCCGGTGGGAGCCTCGGTGCATGAGGATTGGCTTCGAGCCAGGCCGTGGCCGTGGCATGCGCCATCAGGAGCGGTCGCGTGCGGCGCACGCGTTCCAGCCGGCGCAACTGCCCGCCCGCCTCGGTCGCAGCGCGGTTGCTCCTGTCGCGAAAAGCCTGGGCGTCCTGCAGCGCTTTCTCGCGCTCGGCCCATTCCCGTGGCCGCACCAGACTATCCTTGAGCTGTCGGCGGCTCTCGGCCCAACGGTCGAGCGCAACGTAGAAGGGGCGCGAGGCCGTCCTACGCGTGGGTGCCAGAACGTCGCGCTCCTGCTCCAGGGCGCGGTGCAGTGCTGAGGCCTCCCGCAGCCCTCCGGCTGCGGCCAGCAGCGCATCGGCCAGGATGCCGCCCGAGTTCAGGAGTTCGCGGCCACCCTGACGCAGCCGCTCCGTGTCGAGCGCGAAGAGCTGGGACAAGAGCTTCCCGTCGGCCCGGCCCAGCAGGCGATCCAGCCAGGCCTGGTCGAGTGGGATGTCGCCCTCGCCGGTGAGGGTGTTCCGATTTCCCTTGCGCCGGGTGAAGGCGAAGGATCCGCCGTCAGGCCCGATGCCTGTCGCGGAGAGCTGCATACCCGGGTAACCGTGCCGGAACCCCATCGGCGTCTGCGCGCCGATGCCGAAGAGTAGGTCATTGAAGGCTTGGCGCAGGACGGACTTGCCGGCGCCATTGGGCGCCAGGACAAGGTTGATGCGCCCCGGGGTGGGATCGAAGACGAGCGCCATGTCCTCGAAGGGGCCATAGCGGCGGAGGGCGAGACCCGTCAGACGCATGGCGCCTCAACCTTGGGCAAGACGGGCGAGCAGCAGGTCCCGCGCCCGTTGCAGCAACTCGGGCGACAGGCGCCCCACTGCGGCCTGGACAGCGGGATGATCCGGCCCGAGTGCCTGACGCAGTCCGCCCAGGCCGCGGTCCAGCATCGCCGTGGCGTAGCCCTGTGCCGCAGCGGCGGGGCCGGTCGCCCCCTCGGGGGCCTCGGCCAGGGAATCGATCGCCCGCACGAGCCGCCCGACAGCATCGTCCCGCGCCCGCAGCGCACCGATGTCCTGCATGGGGCGGGTGGCGACACGCACGTCCTCGATCCAGACCATGTCGGCCTCTGCCACCTCCAGCGCGGCGGCCAGAAGCTTCTGGCGCAGAGCGGCCGGGTCCCGGGCGAGGACGAGATGGGCGGGACAGGCGCCCTCCAGCCGCAGGCGCAGGATCAGCAGGCGGCCCTCGGCGGCGTCCACGGCCTCGCCCATGGCGC carries:
- a CDS encoding GntR family transcriptional regulator — its product is MPRPPAADLHRDLARAIVDYLRASGAEPGIPLSETILAKAVGTSRTPLRGALPILLELEVLERCPNGRLRLQRLPGAGEEIGAADGEAGDAEELYWRVARDRIGGALPDVLGEAELMRRYGAPRGIVHRVLLQIMGEGWIERAPAGNWRFLALIDGPESYDESYRFRRAIEPAALLDPAFSMPPLILARLRREQQGLLKDPNSATPREAFELNSGFHLALTQASNNRFFADAGLRVTRLRRVVGYVIALDRGRLATQSAEHLAILEHIEARDREKAAELLVRHLDAGRASKAKLLEKVQLQALGLASMQGDGTATSVSTSPPDQAA
- a CDS encoding lactonase family protein; amino-acid sequence: MIPHHRRAILAALAASAVARGPAHAVPSVSSKGFSAMPNTPKIFHAYVGCRTTRARNARGDGIGFYRVDAETGAWTQEQLVRDLFNPSFLCFDRQQRFLYTVHGDGTEVSAFRIDPRSGQLTFINRQSTEGKNPVHLAIDPTNRFMVIANHITSTLAVLPIDPEEGTIGPVRDLVTLTGKIGPHRVEQPFAKPHQVEFDCQGRFIIVPDKGLDRVFTCRLDADAGKLVASEQGSVPARETSGPRHVVLHPRAGFAYVVNELDSTVTAYHYDSESGALDPVQVVSSLPDTFTGNSRAAEIAISANGHFVYASNRGSETIAAFAVDEGTGRLTPVQWAPSGGRTPRFFALSPDDRFLFVANEDDDTIQRFRVDAITGQLTADGLAARTGSPVCIVFRAAA
- a CDS encoding MFS transporter — protein: MQNPSQPDIETRTTRKVFWRIVPFCFVLYIISYLDRANIGYAALEMNRELALTSEAFGFASGIFFIGYFLFEVPSNAMLTRFGARIWIARILVTWGIIACLTAFVQTATQLYILRFLLGVAEAGFFPGIIVYLTYWFRAKERATTVAWFTSAIPVSYLIGAPLSTWIMDNVHGLGLSGWRWMILLEGGPAILGGIAVFLFLTDRPEQARWLDEREKAWLTTELARDNARREGVQHLGVWDAMRNPKVLLLAAIYFVYQCGSLGVGYWMPQIIRGFSGTLTNTQVGLVAMLPYAVATVGMVLWSRSSDRRAERKLHSALPLLLAGVCLLAAAVFQQAVLAMAMITLAMTGLYAFKSPFWAVPNLFLTRSTAAISIAVINSIGNLGGFVGPYAIGLVKDSTGSALAGLYFLAALLFISFVMMMAMRLRSEQGEEVPSALHTVGQSR
- a CDS encoding AAA family ATPase; translation: MRLTGLALRRYGPFEDMALVFDPTPGRINLVLAPNGAGKSVLRQAFNDLLFGIGAQTPMGFRHGYPGMQLSATGIGPDGGSFAFTRRKGNRNTLTGEGDIPLDQAWLDRLLGRADGKLLSQLFALDTERLRQGGRELLNSGGILADALLAAAGGLREASALHRALEQERDVLAPTRRTASRPFYVALDRWAESRRQLKDSLVRPREWAEREKALQDAQAFRDRSNRAATEAGGQLRRLERVRRTRPLLMAHATATAWLEANPHAPRLPPELAERLPAARGTVAKAGHILETAHAYLARLDDDIAGIVADDALLAMTGQIQTLARMVGLVEEAMAGLPGAEAALRNARDRVAAQARILGQADIADPASLVPPPALVAQLRRLTAERAAQETALASLPRRAAEQEARRAEAERVIAVLPPPEDVRQLEEILGEIRREGDPSRNLGAARRAVEEAEAQLASVLARLPAPLRDPEVLATLDPPAAAELERLAAARDAARRLLERRDEAVRQAGEALAAARTEQAALEAGGVPPTETELLQARKHRETGWDLVFRRLSGESPAREEERVYGGGRSLPLAYVDAVNAADRIADARWSDAERATSAERLVRVVADREAALSAAWDGARQAREALEAAQVDWAMAVHPLGMDGAAGLAEVQRLLAAREAGLAARQALAVTTASLTEVLVLQDAAANRLLQILGESGPGELSLLLDRADTAVRRRRAAQDQRREHEAVALAARDALRDIRQEHEVASERQVRWQAEWGAALKRLGQAPDLPPQTLDKVLDASDVLAQSLRSVADLEVQASAWRATLKRFQAGYAALCERLGVSPGADALGGLREMDRRQRDEAAVAERRAALRDQRERELIALRQHEAALADATAALQAVMAEAGATTAEAAEDRILLGAERARQEGLRSAAEADLLAGGDGLDLDTLRTEAAAYSADDLELALREVEEAQRDHAVAAQEQVAIVTALELELRQLAGDDAAVRAAADEASAAGQIGQTLEDALAMQVAAGLLEAALGAVQEGGDDALLRRIGEAFSELTDGTYAGVASREDDRGMARLVLRMRDFPEDEVDVDQLSEGTRDQLFLALRLVAIADQAASGTVLPFVGDDILQSFDGRRAAAAFRALLRLSETTQVILLTHHEHLLDILRDMGASPDIHFQHMARP
- the acnA gene encoding aconitate hydratase AcnA; this encodes MPTAVRPSWITLRGSFGQRRAIDLPAAAGGQDVLMRLPWCHRILLENVLRQPEPEIREAGQKALLGWLDTGRSEAEIPFAPLRILMHDTTCGPALVDIAAMRDALAEAGGDPALLNPAVPVATSTDHSLPVDVSARPDALGANMANEMARNAERYRFMKWAAGSVSGFRVFPPGTGIMHTINLERLATVVATEQRDGTLWAVPDTLVGTDSHTPMINGIGVLGWGVGGIEAEGVMFGVPVSLRVPEVYGVRLTGALPEGSFATDLALAVTQLLREAGVAGEFVEFFGAGVGTLTASQRAVVSNMAPEYGATTGMFPIDGHTLDYLRSTGRGAAQIELVEAYARAQGLWYDPANEPRYTKVLDLDLSALCPSVAGPRRPQDRLDLSQVAEALAEAGTSPDGNPVAGMPADAVAIAAITSCTNTSDFGLLVAAGLVARRARALGLRVPGWVKTSLTPGSPAAERRLRRAGLLDDLEALGFGIAGYGCATCIGNSGPLLPAVAEAVETRGLKPVAVLSGNRNFPGRVHPQIESALLASPPLVVAYAIAGRAGFDITREPLGTDAGGRPVHLSDLWPRPAEIETAVAAGTDPADIALAGQEADRSPAWAALQAPTTPRFPWYPASTYLRPPPFVDFGPEAQEPGTLRAHPLLVLGDDITTDHISPAGAIPARSDAAAWLVERGENPGDLNVYASRRGNWEVMLRGLFTNRTVTNFLGTGHKAGLTVFAPTGEVLPVWQAAARYAEAGLPVVILAGERYGTGSSRDWAAKGAQLLGARAVLANSFERIHRANLVGMGVLPLKLPAGWRPEALALQSGDTIEIDWNPETLAPRAPVRLLLRRVGGETIPAEATALLETAREVRLMQAGGMIPLILRQALARSRKMYPAIA